The genomic stretch TCATAAAGTGATAAGAGTACCATGGATGCTTTCAGATAACTTTCAGAACAGATAGTTAAACTCAGACAAGCTTGACTTGCTGAGAAGTGGTGTCAATGTAATGATTTTTCAGAAAATATTGAAATATTTGGTTTGATGCTAATGAATTTTTCAACCAACAGCTCAAACATTTTATAAATTCAGCAGGTACTGACATGCAGATGAATGTTACCTGTAAGACCATACTTCTGTAGAAAAGCGAATGCAGTTGCAACATCCCAGTCATACCTGCCAGAGGAAAACAAGGATCAGTGCTTCTGAGCCCTGCAGATATTTCGCTAATCCTCTAAGTGACAATCTTACTGGTGCTTTGTTGGTTCCTGGGGTTTAGGCTCTATCAACAATGTTCCTGAAATAACAAAACCTCAGTTCTATCACCAAATTGTCATGGTGAAAACAATGTACAATGTCAAAGTTAGGGGAATTGGCACATGTAAATCGTAAAGCAATGGGACTGAATTACCGTTAAATCCGATCTTCTTCTTGTAGTCAACAGCAGCTTGAAGAAAGGTAGCCTGGAAAAATCCAGCAAATGAGCAAATGATTCGAGCCAAAAAGTAAAGCAGAAACACAAACGAGTCAGCAAGATAGGTCCCACTCATACCAGATGGTCAAGTTCTCTCTTCATGTCAGTGTTCAGAAGAGTTTGGTAACCCTCTCTTCCACCCCAAAACACGTAGTTTTCACCACCTAGGTAGTGAGTGACCTGTAAAGAGAAAAGGTTCAATCAAGAATCGGCCTAAATGAAGGAAGATCAATACCGATGGTCAGAGATAACCAACCTCCAAAGCTTTCTTAACTTGTGCAGCTGCATAAGCATATACTTTAACCTCTGGGCTGCAACATTATTGAAGACTTCTCTTAATCTCAAGTCATCTCTGAGTCCATAACTTTGCCTAAcgctcacaaaaaaaaaaccaagaaTCCAAGATACCAACCTAGTAGCAGCTCCATGCATGTAACGTGGATGCATAAAGAGCTGTGCGGTTCCCCACAATGGCTTGATATTGGTCTCACCCTAATTGTAGTTCAGATGAAACAGAAAATTGAGCAAACAGGGCAATGCAAAACACTGTCGTACAGCCGAGTTCTGGCAATTTAAGGTTACACTAACCTGGAGCTGCTTTGCCAGCTCAACTATCTCGTCCAAGTTAGCATTTGTTTCCTGCAATGTTAAATAACAGTATTAGGAAATTTCTGACAGCCATGTAGCACCCACCCCCACAGAAATTCTATTAGTAAACCAAAGTCGTCAACTGTTTACGACAGTTCATCTTAACATTTACTTAACATGGTAACACCAGAAGATTCTCTATTGGTAAAATTATGTTCAGTTCCAAGTTCAAACAAATTGGATCTCTTGCTATACCTAGATGGTTGGGTACTTGGGTGTTAATGAAATAGATGATCAAAATAAATCCTTATTTTAGTTAGGGCAAGGACAAGATAACCGATAGCATCCCACAATAACTCGACAATGATACCCTTAACGACCAAATCAATTGTAAATTGTAAGTCTGCATCTTAAAAAACAGAATCCTAGGTAACTCTACCAAGGCATTTGAAAAACAACTGGAGGACCCAACCAATTGTAAGGTCGCATCTTAAAAATTACCAGACTACTTCGATTATATTTTGACTTCATGTTGAAAACAACGCAACATGATTGAACGACATACTTCGAGGGTTTTGCCATCCGGGGCAATATCTCTGTCATGGAAGCACCATTTGTCAACTCCCAGCTTCTCCATGAATTCAAAGTGAGCTCTCACTGCAATACCGGTTCAACCAGACGTTAGTCCCAACAAACGAATTGAAACGTAACCTGGAAGGCTGCAACCAAACACAAAGTCAGGTGATTATCATACTTCTTCTCTTAGCCATGGCCAATGAATTTGTACCGTCCTCCCAAGGCCAAGCCTTTGTAGGGGCACCAAAAGGATCAGCACCGGTACCACGGAATGTGTGCCAAAAGGCAACACTGAACCGCATCCAATCCTAatggcaggaaaaaaaaaacactacgTAAGTTGACTTAATCTATACTCCTTAGACAGTGTAAAAGTTGACCTTGCACTCTGAAGGGGAAATACTGAAAATGGGTATAGCCAAAAGATAGAGACCACAGATCATACCTTCATCTTCTTCCCGAGAATCACTTCCTCTGCATTATACCACTTATAAGCAAGAGGGTTCTTGCTGGTTGGACCCTGCAGCGCAAAGGTTGAAGGACAATGGTTTAATTCACAATCACATCAATCCATTGCCATCACATCAGAATTGAGACAAGAGTCTGAAAACTCCGAATTTTCACAGCCTCACCTCATAATTGATTTTTGGGATGCCAGGAAAGAACTCCCCCTCCCAATCACCTGAAGCGCCATCCTCGCATTTGCTATCAAGGTCAGCAGGGCAAGTTTGCTGTGCGGCAATCTGAAACGAAAAGGACGGAACCAAAAAATTAGAAGCACATTGTCCACGAATATAACCATCATGGTTAAGATCAGCAGCAGCTCACCACAGCAGATAGGCACAAACATGACGCCAGCAGTAATAGTAGCAAAAGCTTCGAGCCCTTCATGCCGGGCTTGGCTTATAGATGAGGAAATGCCTCTGGAAAGCATAATCGACCACGGATTAGTAGGAGAGCAGACAAATCCTACCCGCAGGAGTGAATATTTTAATGGCTCATTAATTGCCTCTAAATTTCAGACTCTGCAACTAAGAATCAAAGAGGCCACAGGATTCGGAAGACTTGAAACGCATGGGAACCATATTCAACGCGAGTAGGAGGAGGCAAGCCGAACCTGATGGATCCCCAGTCCACTCCACTCGGTCTCGGATAAGAACGatgaggaggacgccgacgacaagtgaggaagaagagagcTGCAGATGCGGTGgacggaggggaggggaggggagtggCCGGCGAACTTGCTGGGCTGAACAACCCCAACACAGTATAAAAGAGCAGAGAGATGCCGGGGGCATTTTGGGCATACGACTCCAAACATTGGATAGGAAATCGGAAAATTTTGAGAAGGACtttgtacatatttttttttgtttacgaTGTCTTTTTTCGGAATAAAATCGATAAGTAGAGGAATGTTTATCTTTTGATGCGCTTTATACAaattttgtttaatttttgaaaCCCAGGTGCTATGTTTCTGCCGCGTTTG from Setaria italica strain Yugu1 chromosome II, Setaria_italica_v2.0, whole genome shotgun sequence encodes the following:
- the LOC101755351 gene encoding xylose isomerase; the protein is MKGSKLLLLLLLASCLCLSAVIAAQQTCPADLDSKCEDGASGDWEGEFFPGIPKINYEGPTSKNPLAYKWYNAEEVILGKKMKDWMRFSVAFWHTFRGTGADPFGAPTKAWPWEDGTNSLAMAKRRMRAHFEFMEKLGVDKWCFHDRDIAPDGKTLEETNANLDEIVELAKQLQGETNIKPLWGTAQLFMHPRYMHGAATSPEVKVYAYAAAQVKKALEVTHYLGGENYVFWGGREGYQTLLNTDMKRELDHLATFLQAAVDYKKKIGFNGTLLIEPKPQEPTKHQYDWDVATAFAFLQKYGLTGEFKINVECNHATLSGHSCHHELETARINGLLGNIDANTGDPQVGWDTDQFMTDIAEATLVMSSVVKNGGLAPGGFNFDAKLRRESTDVEDIFIAHISGMDTLARGLRNVAKLIEDGSLDELVRKRYQSFDSEIGALIEAGKGDFETLEKKVLEWGEPTVPSGKQELAEMLFQSAL